A window of the Terriglobia bacterium genome harbors these coding sequences:
- a CDS encoding HK97 family phage prohead protease, whose product MITLERRAISELRAAGRKLEGYAARFGVEARIGDFTEVIRSGAFAGSLASGRDILALVDHDRTRILARTRSGSLKLSEDGNGLQFELSVPETQPGRDVLALAERGDLGGMSFAFTVPKNGERWTGRKRELLAVDLHEISVVSAWPAYDGTVVIPRSATPRLNVASRYLETI is encoded by the coding sequence GTGATTACCCTTGAACGCAGGGCCATAAGTGAATTGAGGGCTGCGGGCCGTAAGTTGGAGGGCTACGCAGCCCGTTTCGGCGTTGAGGCGCGGATCGGGGATTTTACCGAGGTGATCCGATCCGGCGCCTTCGCCGGCAGTCTCGCCAGCGGCCGGGACATCCTGGCTTTAGTCGATCATGACCGAACGCGGATCCTCGCACGGACACGCAGCGGCAGCCTGAAGCTGTCGGAAGACGGCAACGGATTGCAATTTGAATTGTCCGTTCCTGAAACGCAGCCCGGCAGGGATGTGCTGGCACTGGCCGAACGCGGCGACCTGGGCGGCATGAGTTTCGCGTTTACCGTACCGAAGAACGGCGAACGCTGGACCGGCCGCAAGCGGGAATTGCTGGCCGTGGACCTTCATGAAATCAGCGTCGTGTCGGCATGGCCGGCGTATGACGGGACCGTGGTCATCCCGCGATCAGCAACGCCGCGGCTGAACGTGGCTTCCCGTTACCTGGAGACAATATGA
- a CDS encoding phage portal protein — MKLLKRIANFLDPERRGISSRDPVLARALGGLDMGGCLVNPRTAENLSTVLACVGAISSGIASLPAYVYRSVANGRELDDNHAIARLIAAGPNQHQTWADWCEWTMASVLLRGNALSEIVTDSAGAAVGLRPVPWEWVAVQLLPNGRLVYDVSEVTSIYGGTGGTRRLLQDEVFHLRDRTDDGLIGRSRLQRAAAVVQAGLSIQTFANSLYENGANPSGVLEIAGKLSQEGFQYLVQRFRDVYSGPQQAAKVMVLDQGLTWKQVSVSPEDAEFLASRQFTVEELARLFNVPPPIIGDLQYGTFSNVETLLRWFAQNTLSPWIRKIEAEFTRSVFGGSRSHRLEIDLSGLMRGDPAQRWQAWEIAVKNNILTADEVRAEEGWNPRPTQTT; from the coding sequence ATGAAACTGCTGAAACGAATTGCAAACTTCCTGGACCCGGAACGGCGCGGCATCTCAAGCCGGGATCCGGTTCTTGCGCGGGCTTTGGGCGGCCTGGACATGGGCGGATGCCTTGTCAATCCGAGGACTGCTGAGAACCTGTCAACCGTTTTGGCCTGCGTGGGCGCGATCAGTTCCGGGATTGCATCCCTGCCGGCCTACGTGTATCGCAGCGTGGCGAACGGCAGGGAGTTGGATGATAACCATGCTATCGCGCGTCTGATTGCTGCTGGACCGAACCAGCATCAAACGTGGGCCGACTGGTGCGAATGGACAATGGCCAGCGTCCTGCTGCGCGGCAATGCTCTTTCAGAGATTGTCACGGACAGCGCGGGCGCGGCTGTGGGCCTGCGGCCGGTTCCGTGGGAGTGGGTCGCGGTTCAGCTCCTGCCGAACGGACGCCTTGTTTACGACGTATCGGAAGTAACCAGCATCTACGGTGGGACCGGAGGAACGCGGCGATTGCTCCAGGACGAAGTGTTTCACTTACGGGACCGCACGGACGATGGCCTGATCGGGCGCAGCCGGCTGCAACGCGCGGCGGCCGTGGTCCAGGCGGGACTTAGCATTCAGACCTTTGCCAATTCCCTTTACGAGAATGGCGCGAATCCAAGCGGAGTCTTGGAAATCGCGGGCAAGCTCTCGCAGGAGGGCTTCCAATATCTCGTGCAACGATTCCGGGATGTCTATTCGGGACCGCAACAGGCGGCGAAGGTCATGGTCTTGGACCAAGGACTCACGTGGAAACAGGTATCAGTCAGTCCCGAGGACGCCGAATTTTTGGCTTCCAGGCAATTCACCGTTGAGGAGTTGGCGAGACTGTTCAACGTTCCTCCACCGATCATCGGAGATCTGCAATACGGGACATTCAGCAACGTCGAAACACTGCTGCGTTGGTTCGCACAGAATACGCTTTCACCCTGGATCCGCAAAATTGAGGCGGAATTCACCCGTAGTGTTTTTGGTGGATCCAGAAGCCATCGGCTAGAAATCGACCTGTCGGGACTCATGCGCGGCGATCCGGCGCAACGATGGCAAGCGTGGGAGATTGCCGTGAAGAATAACATTTTGACGGCGGACGAGGTGAGGGCCGAAGAAGGATGGAATCCACGGCCAACGCAGACGACTTAA